Proteins encoded in a region of the Streptomyces sp. PCS3-D2 genome:
- a CDS encoding sensor histidine kinase KdpD, translated as MSGPRAARHAPSRHAAPGPGRQIRPQLVRAALLPTLAAALSGAAAVIFTLQLGGGAGERDARLWPVLTGCGLLTIGALAAALLGAQRAAKAVRDRCEALRRSSVRGRQELRAAADRLERGEAAPRPVRGGPNAPLTGGDPAGVDEFWLLSQELRGAREQAHTALVRLAGPVTPSDSDRKVEVFVNLARRLQSLVHREILLLDGLEDTVEDPDLLRELFHVDHLATRIRRHAENLAVLGGAASRRQWTRPIDLSEVLRSSAAEVEQYTRVKVVPPAGGTVRGHAVADVVHLLAELVENATVFSAPDTDVVLRAERVTAGIAVEVEDRGLGMPAEEQQRMNALLGDPDQVSVRSLLADGRIGLYVVAALARRHGIAVELKSNIYGGVLAVLVLPQELLGAAEPADVAGGSRVTPPLEPARMPLPRRAEQAVPAPRSEPRPPAPAAPTATAAAPPAWSQPGPVTGREPGAAAGPVPQAPAAAEQEPAPAADVRSAPAGGPPGAPGTGSAAEPAGSATTRPAEARTPADRVAAPGTATAAWGVSQPPSASRPGAGSVPAVERPGAPVMDAGNASDTGPGAGPGPEAPTAVGRPDARPAVPAQPGGPDVRGAGAGAAGERPELPRRRAQQHLAPQLRVAPDPRCPADAGQPAPDPGLMAAFRRGFGLGQSENQA; from the coding sequence ATGTCCGGACCCCGCGCCGCCCGCCACGCCCCGTCGAGACATGCCGCCCCCGGTCCCGGCCGGCAGATACGTCCCCAGCTGGTACGCGCCGCCCTCCTGCCCACCCTCGCCGCCGCGCTCAGCGGCGCCGCCGCGGTGATCTTCACCCTCCAGCTCGGTGGCGGGGCCGGCGAGCGTGACGCCCGGCTCTGGCCGGTGCTCACGGGCTGCGGCCTGCTCACGATCGGCGCCCTCGCCGCCGCCCTGCTCGGCGCGCAGCGCGCGGCCAAGGCCGTACGGGACCGGTGCGAAGCGCTGCGACGCTCCAGTGTGCGCGGCCGCCAGGAACTGAGGGCGGCCGCCGACCGGCTGGAGCGCGGCGAGGCGGCGCCGCGACCGGTCCGGGGCGGGCCGAACGCACCGCTCACCGGGGGCGACCCGGCCGGGGTGGACGAGTTCTGGCTGCTCTCCCAGGAACTGCGCGGCGCCCGGGAACAGGCCCACACGGCCCTGGTACGGCTGGCCGGTCCCGTCACCCCGTCCGACAGCGACCGCAAGGTCGAGGTCTTCGTCAACCTCGCGCGCCGGCTCCAGTCCCTCGTGCACCGCGAGATCTTGCTGCTGGACGGCCTGGAGGACACGGTCGAGGACCCGGACCTGCTCAGGGAGCTCTTCCACGTCGACCACCTCGCCACCCGGATCCGCCGCCACGCCGAGAACCTCGCCGTGCTCGGGGGCGCCGCCTCCCGCCGCCAGTGGACCCGGCCGATCGACCTGAGCGAGGTGCTCCGCTCCTCGGCCGCCGAGGTCGAGCAGTACACGCGGGTCAAGGTCGTGCCGCCGGCGGGCGGCACCGTACGCGGACACGCCGTCGCCGACGTCGTGCACCTGCTGGCCGAACTCGTCGAGAACGCCACGGTGTTCTCCGCCCCCGACACCGATGTGGTGCTGCGCGCCGAGCGGGTCACCGCCGGGATCGCAGTCGAGGTGGAAGACCGGGGACTGGGCATGCCGGCCGAGGAACAGCAGCGGATGAACGCCCTGCTCGGGGATCCCGACCAGGTCAGCGTCCGGAGCCTGCTCGCGGACGGGCGGATCGGCCTGTACGTCGTCGCGGCGCTGGCCCGCCGGCACGGGATCGCCGTCGAGCTCAAGTCGAACATCTACGGCGGCGTCCTGGCGGTGCTGGTGCTGCCGCAGGAGCTGCTGGGCGCGGCCGAGCCCGCCGACGTGGCCGGGGGCTCGCGGGTGACGCCGCCGCTGGAGCCGGCGCGGATGCCGCTGCCCCGTCGCGCGGAGCAGGCCGTCCCGGCTCCCCGCTCCGAACCCCGCCCTCCGGCGCCCGCCGCCCCGACCGCGACTGCTGCCGCACCGCCGGCCTGGTCACAGCCCGGGCCCGTCACCGGACGGGAGCCCGGGGCGGCGGCGGGACCCGTGCCGCAGGCGCCGGCCGCAGCCGAGCAGGAGCCCGCCCCCGCGGCGGACGTGCGGTCGGCTCCCGCCGGTGGGCCGCCGGGTGCTCCCGGCACCGGGTCGGCGGCCGAGCCGGCCGGCTCGGCGACGACGCGGCCGGCCGAGGCGCGGACTCCGGCGGACCGTGTGGCGGCGCCCGGCACCGCGACAGCTGCGTGGGGCGTGTCCCAGCCCCCGTCCGCGTCCCGGCCGGGCGCCGGGTCGGTGCCTGCGGTCGAGCGGCCGGGTGCGCCGGTGATGGATGCGGGGAACGCGTCCGACACCGGGCCCGGGGCGGGGCCCGGACCGGAGGCGCCGACGGCAGTCGGCCGGCCGGATGCCCGGCCCGCAGTCCCGGCCCAGCCCGGCGGCCCGGACGTACGGGGCGCCGGCGCCGGGGCCGCGGGCGAGCGGCCGGAGTTGCCGCGGCGCCGAGCCCAGCAGCACCTCGCGCCCCAGCTGCGCGTCGCCCCGGACCCGCGGTGCCCCGCGGACGCAGGGCAGCCCGCACCCGATCCCGGCCTCATGGCCGCCTTCCGGC